In the genome of Gemmatimonadota bacterium, the window GTGCACGCTTCCGCGGAGACCCCATATGCCCTTGACATCCAGGGACTTCAACAACTAACATGGTGAGATTTCTATTCCCGGTAAGTGACCGGTTTTTCGGGTCTTACACTGACCGCTCTTCGAATCCTCCGATCGTTCGGACGCTCCATGCTCGACCTCTCCCGAAAACATCTCAACCGCACCATCCTCGGTCTTGCCTGGCCTGCCATCCTCGAAAACCTGATGCACACGTCGGTCTATATCGTCGACAGCATCTTCATCGGATCCCTGGGTACGCTGGCCTTCGCCGCCGTTGGCCAGAGCTCCATGATCCTCTTTACCGTGGTGTTCGTGTTCTATGGCATCGGGGTGGCGACCGGCGCCGTCGTGGCGAGGAACCTGGGCCGGGGCGACCAGAAGACTGCCTGCGAGGCCGCCGGCCAGGGGATCATACTCGGAACGTCCATCGGTCTGATGGTGGCCGCGCTGGGCCTGATGTTCGGCGAGGATCTCATGGTATTCCTGGGGACGGAGCCGGATGTCGTCGCACGGGCCCAGGAGTACATGCCCATCGTATTCGCATTCAGCGTGCTGCGTCTTTTCATCTACACCAGCAGCGGGATTCTGCGCGCGGCCGGCGACACCAAGACGCCCATGTGGATCACGGGCATCATGAACGTCTACAACATCTTCGCCGACTGGGTGCTGATCTTCGGAATCGGACCCTTCCCGGAACTGGGCATAACGGGGGCGGCCCTCGCTACCGGAACGGCCTATGTCCTGGGCGCATCCCTTCTTGTGCACAGACTGTTTCGCCGCCACGCGAAATTCAGGCTGTGCGGCAGCGACCTGGGGAATATCAGATCGGGTCACCTGCGGACCATCATACGGATCGCCGTGCCGAATCTCGGAGAACAGACGGTCATGCAGAGCGCCTATTTCTCGTTCATGTGGATCGTGACCAGCCTGGGCACGACCGCCCTCACCGCGCATTTCATGACTATCCGGGTGGAAATGGTATCCTTCATGCCCGTATTCGGACTTTCCATGGCCGTGGCCACCGTCGTCGGTCAGAGTCTCGGCGCGGAACGTCCCGAAATCGCCGAGCTGGCCGTCAAGAAAGCCGTGCGAATCGGGCTGCTCGCCATGACCGCGCTGGGCCTCGTATTCGTCGCGGTACCCGGCCTGCTCGTCGGCATATACAGCCCGTCGCCCGAGGTATACAGTCTGGCCGTGCTCTGCGTGCGGATCGCCGCCCTCGAACTGCCGACGTCGGCCCTGCTGATGATCTACACCGGCGCCATGCGGGGAGCCGGAGATACGCTGAGTCCCATGCTGATCAGCATCTTCGGCGCGATCTTCCTGCGGATCGGCATGATGTACGTGCTGGTGATCGAGCTGGGGTGGGGATTGCCGGGCGTATGGTACGGCACGGCGCTGGACTGGGGCATCCGCCTGGTGATCGCGTACTTCCTGTTCCGGAGGGGACGCTGGAAACGGATCGCGATCTAGGATGCGGGATTTCCGCCTTATCCGGTTTGACAGCGGGTAAGTCGGCGACTACCATGTACAATCCTGATTGCATGTCATCGTAAGGTTGCGAGTTTCAGCGTTAATCAATCCAGGAGTATGAATCAATGCGGGTAGTGCTGCAGCGCGTCTCGAGCGCTTCGGTCGCGATTGACGGCGCGGCAACCGGTGAAATCGGTCCGGGTCTCGTCCTGCTCCTCGGGATTGCGAAGGAAGATACGCGGCGGGACGTGGAATATGTCGTCGACAAGTGCGCGGGCCTGCGGATCTTCGGCGACGAGAACGGAAAGATGAACCGGTCCCTGATGGATGTGGGGGGTGAGGTGTTGATGATATCCCAGTTCACGCTTTTCGGC includes:
- a CDS encoding MATE family efflux transporter, with amino-acid sequence MLDLSRKHLNRTILGLAWPAILENLMHTSVYIVDSIFIGSLGTLAFAAVGQSSMILFTVVFVFYGIGVATGAVVARNLGRGDQKTACEAAGQGIILGTSIGLMVAALGLMFGEDLMVFLGTEPDVVARAQEYMPIVFAFSVLRLFIYTSSGILRAAGDTKTPMWITGIMNVYNIFADWVLIFGIGPFPELGITGAALATGTAYVLGASLLVHRLFRRHAKFRLCGSDLGNIRSGHLRTIIRIAVPNLGEQTVMQSAYFSFMWIVTSLGTTALTAHFMTIRVEMVSFMPVFGLSMAVATVVGQSLGAERPEIAELAVKKAVRIGLLAMTALGLVFVAVPGLLVGIYSPSPEVYSLAVLCVRIAALELPTSALLMIYTGAMRGAGDTLSPMLISIFGAIFLRIGMMYVLVIELGWGLPGVWYGTALDWGIRLVIAYFLFRRGRWKRIAI
- the dtd gene encoding D-aminoacyl-tRNA deacylase gives rise to the protein MRVVLQRVSSASVAIDGAATGEIGPGLVLLLGIAKEDTRRDVEYVVDKCAGLRIFGDENGKMNRSLMDVGGEVLMISQFTLFGDTRKGRRPSFEGAAPPDLAEPLYELAVERLREKGIRVATGRFGAFMEVSLVNDGPVTLTVESRR